A single region of the Saprospiraceae bacterium genome encodes:
- a CDS encoding ATP-binding protein, producing MQNKSPFKFLDSFDKEDIQDFFGRDRETKTLFKKTFESNLLLLYGLSGTGKTSLVRCGLYNMFADTDWLPLLIRRDQRIIDSLHQSIYNAAFEKGALGDQPIRKQVHSLYLDYYKPIYLIFDQFEELFILGTQEEADNFFWLLAELLQAKLQVKIILIMREEYLANLDRFEKIIPSLFDNRMRVERMRTEEVQEVITCSAQRFEIELAEPTTDISEAIIQNIRNERGFVDLANLQVYLDRLYRDDAKQRGQMDRFIRFDQALLGKTGKLGDVLARFLDEQLETINRELAQRGSTAEDAALTVLAQLVTNQATKQPRLIGAIIDGLVKEKKLSQTDIAYCIERLQEMRIIRYMESA from the coding sequence ATGCAAAACAAAAGCCCATTCAAATTCCTGGACTCCTTCGACAAAGAAGACATCCAAGATTTCTTCGGTAGAGACCGGGAAACCAAGACCCTGTTCAAAAAAACCTTTGAGTCGAATCTACTCCTGTTGTACGGCCTCTCTGGTACTGGAAAAACCAGCCTCGTCCGTTGCGGCCTCTACAATATGTTTGCCGATACCGACTGGCTGCCGCTACTCATCCGCCGCGACCAGCGCATCATCGATAGCCTACACCAAAGCATCTATAACGCCGCCTTTGAAAAGGGGGCCCTGGGAGATCAGCCCATCCGCAAGCAGGTGCATTCCCTGTACCTTGATTATTACAAGCCCATTTACCTGATCTTCGACCAGTTTGAGGAGCTCTTTATCTTGGGCACGCAGGAGGAAGCCGATAATTTTTTCTGGCTGCTGGCCGAGCTATTGCAAGCTAAGTTGCAAGTAAAAATTATCCTGATCATGCGGGAAGAATACCTGGCCAACCTCGACCGATTCGAGAAAATCATCCCTAGCCTCTTCGATAATCGCATGCGGGTAGAGCGCATGCGCACCGAGGAGGTCCAGGAGGTCATCACCTGCTCCGCCCAGCGCTTTGAGATCGAACTGGCAGAACCAACGACCGATATTTCCGAAGCCATCATCCAAAATATCCGGAATGAACGCGGCTTTGTTGACCTGGCCAACCTCCAGGTTTATCTCGACCGCCTCTACCGCGATGATGCCAAGCAGCGTGGCCAGATGGATCGCTTCATCCGCTTCGACCAAGCGCTCCTCGGAAAAACAGGCAAACTAGGCGATGTACTCGCCCGATTCCTGGACGAACAGCTGGAGACCATCAATCGAGAACTGGCCCAGCGTGGCTCCACCGCCGAAGATGCCGCCCTGACCGTCCTGGCCCAACTCGTCACCAATCAAGCCACCAAACAACCCCGCTTGATCGGTGCCATCATCGACGGCCTGGTCAAAGAAAAAAAACTGAGCCAAACGGATATCGCTTACTGCATCGAACGCTTGCAGGAAATGCGGATTATTAGGTATATGGAAAGCGCGTAA
- the galU gene encoding UTP--glucose-1-phosphate uridylyltransferase GalU gives MSTVKKAIIPAAGFGTRLLPATKSQPKEMIPIVDKPVIQYVIEEAVDSGITDILMVIGKGKRAIEEHFDHNFELEYNLEQKGKLEDLEMIKRISDMANIHFVWQKELNGLGDAVRYGRLHVGNEPFAVLLGDTILDSSTAVPVMRQILDVFDEYQASVVALEEVPKALTHRYGVMGGKQVNGNGLYKVHQWIEKPRPEEAPSNLVIAGRYVFTPDIFDLLEVIPTGVNNEIQLTDAMRLLLKDQDMYGLHFDGKRYDVGNKLDFIKTNLLFGLKREEFGEELESWLKDLVAGMG, from the coding sequence ATGAGTACTGTAAAAAAAGCGATCATCCCTGCTGCTGGATTTGGAACACGTTTACTTCCAGCCACCAAATCTCAACCGAAGGAGATGATTCCCATTGTGGACAAGCCCGTGATCCAATATGTGATAGAAGAAGCTGTAGATTCAGGTATTACCGATATCCTGATGGTGATTGGGAAAGGAAAAAGGGCGATCGAAGAACATTTTGATCACAATTTTGAGTTGGAATATAACCTGGAGCAAAAGGGGAAGCTGGAGGATTTGGAGATGATCAAACGCATCTCGGACATGGCCAATATTCACTTTGTCTGGCAAAAGGAGTTGAATGGATTGGGAGATGCCGTTCGTTATGGCCGTTTGCATGTTGGGAATGAACCTTTTGCGGTGTTATTGGGGGATACGATTTTGGATTCTAGCACAGCGGTTCCGGTCATGCGTCAAATCTTGGATGTTTTTGATGAATACCAAGCCTCCGTAGTGGCATTGGAGGAGGTGCCCAAAGCTTTGACCCACCGCTATGGTGTGATGGGAGGGAAACAAGTGAATGGAAATGGGTTGTATAAAGTGCATCAGTGGATTGAAAAGCCCCGACCTGAAGAGGCGCCCTCCAATTTGGTGATTGCCGGACGATACGTATTTACCCCTGACATTTTTGACCTACTCGAAGTTATTCCCACGGGTGTCAATAATGAAATTCAATTAACGGATGCGATGCGCCTGCTATTAAAAGACCAGGATATGTATGGTCTTCATTTTGATGGTAAGCGGTATGATGTGGGTAATAAATTGGATTTCATTAAGACCAATTTGTTGTTTGGATTGAAGCGGGAGGAGTTTGGTGAGGAGTTGGAAAGCTGGTTGAAGGATTTGGTGGCGGGGATGGGGTAG
- a CDS encoding glycosyl hydrolase, whose translation MNINEKLTIEQLLPKVKLLWELSAHKIQRIEQEYDTALGAPVFTRAGKYTTRGWTEWTQGFQYGASILQFDATGEEAFLDLGRKATLDKMASHVGHFGVHDHGFNNVSTYGNLLRLMKEGKIPHEPWEKHFYELALKLSGAVQAKRWTSLPDGGYIYSFNGPHSLFVDTIRSVRALMVSHELGYAIWGENDKKISLLERGIQHSIATAQYAIYYGEGRDSYDEWGRTAHESIFNTNDGNYRCPNAQQGFSGFTTWTRGLAWAIAGFPEQLEYLQTLPAEALAPFGGFKHLEAIYLKAAKATCDFYIENTPTDGIPYWDTGAPNIHQLGDYLNRPSDPYNDYEPIDSSAAAIAAQGFLRLGKYLGEAGAKYWQAGLTILDHLFADPYLSKDPDHQGLLLHTIYHQPNGWDYIPPGSKIAYGESCMWGDYHAREVALYVQREIQGESYYTFFGGVK comes from the coding sequence ATGAATATAAACGAAAAACTAACAATTGAGCAGCTCCTGCCCAAGGTAAAGCTGCTATGGGAACTTTCTGCCCACAAGATACAACGTATCGAACAAGAATATGATACCGCTCTAGGTGCTCCCGTCTTTACCCGTGCTGGAAAATACACAACTCGTGGCTGGACTGAATGGACCCAAGGCTTTCAATATGGGGCCAGTATTTTGCAATTTGACGCCACTGGAGAGGAAGCATTCCTTGACCTGGGTCGAAAAGCAACCCTCGATAAAATGGCATCTCATGTGGGCCACTTTGGTGTTCACGATCATGGTTTCAATAACGTAAGTACCTATGGCAACCTGCTGCGGCTCATGAAGGAAGGCAAAATCCCACATGAACCCTGGGAAAAGCACTTCTATGAATTGGCACTAAAACTATCGGGTGCCGTCCAGGCTAAACGCTGGACCAGCTTGCCAGATGGCGGTTATATCTACTCTTTTAACGGACCTCATTCTCTTTTTGTAGATACCATCCGCAGTGTTAGAGCCTTGATGGTCAGTCATGAATTGGGGTATGCGATCTGGGGCGAAAATGATAAAAAAATCAGCTTGCTCGAACGCGGCATTCAGCATTCAATTGCCACGGCCCAATACGCCATCTATTATGGCGAAGGCCGTGATAGCTATGATGAATGGGGTAGAACGGCGCATGAAAGCATCTTTAATACCAATGATGGAAATTATCGATGCCCGAATGCACAGCAAGGCTTTTCAGGCTTTACCACCTGGACGCGCGGCCTCGCCTGGGCCATCGCCGGTTTCCCCGAGCAGCTGGAATACCTCCAGACGCTTCCGGCCGAAGCCTTGGCTCCCTTTGGTGGCTTTAAACACCTGGAAGCCATCTATCTAAAGGCAGCAAAAGCCACTTGCGACTTCTATATTGAAAATACGCCTACCGATGGCATCCCTTACTGGGACACCGGTGCACCCAATATCCATCAATTAGGCGATTATCTAAACCGTCCGTCCGATCCTTACAATGACTATGAACCTATCGACAGTTCCGCGGCAGCCATCGCAGCGCAGGGCTTTTTGCGCCTGGGTAAATACCTGGGCGAAGCAGGGGCAAAGTATTGGCAGGCTGGGCTAACGATTTTGGATCACCTTTTTGCCGATCCTTACCTCAGCAAGGACCCTGATCATCAGGGCTTGCTACTCCATACCATTTATCACCAACCCAATGGCTGGGACTACATTCCGCCAGGTAGCAAAATAGCTTATGGAGAATCCTGCATGTGGGGCGATTACCATGCGCGAGAGGTCGCACTCTACGTGCAAAGGGAGATTCAAGGGGAATCATACTACACTTTTTTTGGAGGGGTAAAATAA
- a CDS encoding sugar phosphate isomerase/epimerase family protein, whose protein sequence is MTESPKDLSKLCIHTITTKPWSLEEAIDQYAANGIGGVSVWTDAYADMGPTKAGQLIADSPLEVVSLVRGGFFPSTDLAKREKAIDQNKRLLEEAAALGAPLIVLVCGADPGQSLFESRKQIQEGIEAILPMAASLGVKLGIEPLHPMYADTRSAVSTIQQANDMAVSIASDYLGVVVDVYHLWWDEHLQKEIERCGQNKHLFAYHICDWRVPTEDMLNDRGLMGEGCINIPEISSWVADTGFNGFTEVEIFSTRHWQTDQAEFLRKIIKAYHHHA, encoded by the coding sequence ATGACGGAAAGTCCAAAAGATTTATCCAAGCTGTGTATCCATACCATCACAACCAAACCCTGGTCGCTGGAAGAAGCCATTGACCAATATGCCGCAAATGGTATCGGAGGGGTTAGTGTATGGACAGACGCTTATGCCGATATGGGGCCAACCAAGGCAGGACAATTGATCGCTGATTCTCCACTTGAGGTGGTTTCCCTGGTCAGAGGCGGATTCTTCCCCAGTACGGACCTTGCAAAAAGGGAAAAAGCCATAGACCAGAATAAACGTTTACTAGAAGAGGCGGCAGCCTTAGGCGCACCACTCATTGTACTCGTTTGCGGAGCCGACCCCGGGCAAAGCTTGTTTGAATCCAGGAAACAAATCCAGGAAGGTATCGAAGCCATCCTGCCAATGGCGGCCTCCCTGGGCGTCAAATTGGGCATAGAGCCCCTTCACCCTATGTATGCCGATACGCGTTCTGCCGTTTCTACCATCCAACAAGCAAATGATATGGCCGTATCCATTGCCTCCGACTATTTGGGCGTAGTGGTAGACGTCTATCACCTTTGGTGGGATGAACATTTACAAAAAGAAATTGAACGCTGCGGCCAAAACAAGCACCTTTTTGCCTATCATATTTGCGATTGGCGGGTGCCAACTGAGGACATGCTCAACGACCGCGGCCTCATGGGTGAAGGCTGTATCAATATCCCCGAAATTAGCAGCTGGGTAGCCGATACGGGCTTTAATGGCTTTACAGAAGTAGAAATCTTCTCCACTCGCCATTGGCAAACAGATCAAGCTGAATTTTTAAGAAAAATAATAAAAGCATATCATCATCATGCCTGA